One region of Culex pipiens pallens isolate TS chromosome 2, TS_CPP_V2, whole genome shotgun sequence genomic DNA includes:
- the LOC120416700 gene encoding uncharacterized protein LOC120416700 yields the protein MGQYLAPSSDQNQLVPVPSSDIEVLLDRNQIVLSDERSCDRNTQIDSEPSTNLESTVLESSEEKSLNGQAKPQEKGYEEFRKSLIRNSHKKASSLSVPASSAERKSSQTTSVGPGPSASVPSAAADDDEKPQKPKTGGGGSKIDERGSTVVIYKNALGERLIVAEGGGQHQNRPPTPAHEESDYKTAAAWDSSESSVCSSILVIDDMRQSSVPIRTPGGRAASNDSNEPRKWREIFEHQLSPRGTNDAGRKRTINYELSRDGASDATTTATVTQRIRASLNDDGRDGMKPSLVLKCDPKTYVLNLKIKVPRDSDGKKQEQQSESNGSKK from the exons ATGGGACAGTACTTGGCTCCGAGTAGCGATCAGAATCAGCTCGTACCTGTTCCATCAAGCGATATCGAAGTGTTGCTCGATAGGAATCAGATTGTTCTATCGGACGAACGAAGTTGCGATCGCAACACTCAAATCGATTCAG AACCAAGCACAAATCTAGAATCGACGGTTTTGGAAAGTAGTGAAGAAAAATCACTCAACGGTCAAGCAAAACCTCAAGAGAAAGGCTATGAAGAGTTCCGGAAGAGTCTAATCCGGAACAGCCACAAGAAAGCATCGTCGTTATCTGTCCCGGCCAGTTCAGCAGAAAGAAAATCTTCCCAAACGACGAGTG TTGGTCCTGGTCCAAGTGCATCCGTTCCGTCTGCAGctgccgacgacgacgagaagccacaaaaaccaaaaaccggtGGCGGCGGTTCGAAAATTGATGAGCGAGGTTCAACGGTCGTCATTTATAAAAATGCACTGGGCGAGCGGCTAATAGTGGCCGAGGGTGGTGGCCAGCACCAGAATCGACCACCGACACCGGCGCACGAGGAGTCCGATTACAAGACTGCTGCCGCGTGGGACTCGAGCGAGAGCAGCGTTTGCAGCAGCATCCTGGTAATTGACGATATGCGGCAATCGTCGGTGCCAATTAGGACACCGGGGGGTCGTGCTGCGAGTAATGACAGTAACGAGCCAAGAAAGTGGCGGGAGATTTTCGAGCATCAGCTAAGCCCTCGCGGGACTAACGACGCCGGCCGGAAGAGGACGATAAATT ATGAATTGTCCCGGGATGGTGCAAGCGATGCCACGACGACTGCCACCGTCACCCAAAGGATACGGGCTTCCCTGAACGATGACGGGAGGGACGGCATGAAGCCATCGTTGGTGCTCAAGTGCGATCCCAAGACGTACGTGCTCAACCTGAAGATTAAGGTGCCTCGGGATTCGGATGGGAAGAAGCAGGAGCAGCAGTCTGAGAGTAACGGGTCGAAGAAGTGA